The Candidatus Lokiarchaeota archaeon genomic sequence CCTGTTGGGGCACTATATCTCAGAATATGTCTGGTTCTGGCGGCATCCGCGCAGGCAGATCCGCGTACAGCGTTCATCCAATCAATCACGAATAACCCGCGAGAAGAACAAATGATGTTTTCAAAGTGGTAGTCGAAATGGCAGAGACTTTGGCCGCTGGGTAATCTATCAAGATACTCAAGAATGGCTGTCTTTCTATTAGAATCCAGTACATCTGCTGACTTGATGTTGTTCCTTATGTATTCTTTTTGAGTGCGTAGTTCTGGTGCCTTGACTTCGTGAATCTTTGCATGCAGTTGTGCAAATTCGGTTGTGAGACTGAGCGTTTTGGAAGGTTTGCTGAATATCATCTCAGATAGATTCGGGCCAGGAACAAATTCGTAAAGCAATCCGGTTCGTTCTCCATGCGTGAATTTCTCGTAGACAACAGGGACATTGGAAATGCTTTGTTGAGCAATACTATTAGCTTTGAACTCGTAGTTAATCAGAGATTCCGGAAAGCCTTCCCGGAACAACTTGACGACGTGCTCATTATCACAGCGATAGACCTCAGCGGTGCGTCCTTTACCAATAAGCTGTCCGAGTTCCATGATGACGAAACTCCACTGATTGTATTTCATAGTTGCTCTATCTGAATGACACCCTCTGCCTGCATTACTGTGTATCTGTATTTCTGTGGATCAACCTCGAGTGTCTTGACATCATCAACATTGATGATGAATATGCTATGTATCTCAGCTGTAGCGAGTTCTTCATACAGAATCGGAGATGAGCTGTACTGTGAATCACAAAGTCCTTTCAGAAACTTCAGCTCTAATTCATCTCTTTGCCCTACGGGCTGCAACATGGGACCGGGAATCTGCAGAACATGATAATGCGGAGTAGCTAAGCTGAAGCGATGACTGAAGCCAGCATAACGAGCAATCTTTGCAGCAATCCTCGTCATCCGATAGATACCTGGATTGAGGGCGGCGTTTGGCGGAACGAATCCCGTTTCAACCTCCAATGCCAGGGTTTCTTCGTCTTCATGTATGGTGTGATAGGAGACTTCCTGGCTCATTTTCTCTATTCTCCTTCCTCTGAATATGATTTACCTCAACCAGTAGGTGAATATCAGAAATGTCCCCATTGTGGAGCCAAATACCATTATGCAGAGGACCAAATATCCCAGACCGGGGTTGTTGTTTGTCAAAATTGCCAAAGAGAATTTGAAATTTGATTATCCTGTGAGAAGTGATGGTTGCAATGTAAACAGCGTGGATAATCGCTATTCGATTATGTACTGATGAAGTATCGAACAGGGATTCGGGAATTAGTATTTCTGTATTAGGAAAAGCATATAGACGCCTGATTTGCTTCCCCGTTGGTGATTCAAATGACGATATCCATTCAACTATTAGCACATGCAAGTGTCCAAATCAAATCTGAATCTCAGAACATCTATATCGACCCAACTACGAAAGGCACTGGTCTCAAGAAGAAAGACTTCGCCCCTGCAGACTTGATATTAGTCACGCATGGACACCAGGACCATTTCGATAAGGCCCTCATCAAGAAGATTCGAAAGATGGGTTCACCAGTTATTGCCCCCGAAATCCTGAAGGACGAGCTCAAAGGGGGTATCGTCTGGGGTATGAGCCCTGGTGAGCGAATGGAAATCAGCAATGGTGTTGTCGTCTGGGCCGTTCCTGCGTATAACGTAAAACGGTTCCGCGAGTCGGGGGAACCGTTTCATCCACGTGAAATAGGCCTAGGTTACGTCATCAAAGTGGACGAGAAGAGGATCTATCATGCGGGTGACACAGATTTGATTCCCGAGATGGAAGAGCTTCCCAAACTGGATGTGGCTCTGCTACCGAGTGGAGGCACCTATACGATGGACATGGATGAGGCTGCTGAGGCTGCAATTCTAATCCAACCGAAAGTAGCTGTTCCGATGCATCTTCGAGGAGCTGATCCACAGGCATTCAAGAAGGAAGTTGAGACCAAATCCCCAAGCAAGGTTGTCATACTCGCAGAAGGGAAGCAATTGGAACTAGACTGATATTTGATTTTGGGAGCTTCTGAATAGCCCACTTTGGACTGCATTTAACCACACATCTTGAACTGGAAAATTTGGAACACGTGTAACAAACTTTGCCTTGGGTAATGTGGATGAGCCGGTCTAAAGTCTAGACTAATATTGCTGGTACCTGATATGTTGTCACATGAAATCCTTTGAAGGGAACCATCGAGAGGCTTTTGAAAGAACGATTCTGGGAACGGTGGTTAGCGGCGTCATTCTGGGCTTGATGATTGGATTCGTCTTCATGCTGTTTGTACCACGAAATCCGATGGATACTGTGGTTATGGAACACGGATCTGAATATAGGGGGAATACTAGCCATACTGTGGAGTATTACTCCGATTCAGGAGCTATGTCCACAAATATTCTAGAAATCACGGAGTTCATAGATAATGGTGAAGTCGAGCTCAAGGGAAGGGGTGAGTATATTAAAATTGATGATATTGAAGGTACTACGACTATTTCAGGGTTTGGTCTAAAGTTGGCAATTGAGACCTATCTATCTGTTCTGGTCTATGAATATGAAGAAGTGGTCTTCACATTAGATATATCGGTGACTAGTGGCACTCCCGATGTCCGTTTAACTGCAGATTCTTCACTAGATTCGGGAATATGGTTTTTCGAGGAATACACCCTTGATAAAGGAGACCACGTATTGGCACTGGAAATGGAAATGGATGGAATACGTTCAGATGCAGATTCTTTGATATGGGATACGAAATTGGGAGTGGGAATCAAGCTGGAGGATCCAGGTGAGGTTGAAATCAGAAGACTAGCTTGTGAAGTTTCATCCAATCGGACTCTATACCCTCTGACTATAGAATTCAACGATCAGAAAGGCTATGACATCTACGACAATGCTTTCTCAGATAATCTAGGATACTATCCTTTTGTGAATATCAGCGGGGATTCTCTAATACATCCACCTGAGAAGGAATCCGCCTGTTTGAAGGGAGCTTTCAACAATGGGATTATTTATCTGCCCGAGGGTCAGTATTCTTTCGAATACGGATGGGGGCCAATATCTGACCCGAGTATGGTAGGTGTATTGTCTGCTCAGCTTCAGGATAATCAGGGAGCTCGTATACTTGTTGGTTATGAAACAGCTAGACTGAGGATTGACGCACCGAAAAGCGTTCCAATTGATTTATCCATCTTAGATCCACAGATTTCGCTAGAAGATGGTTCCTGGTTTGGCATTATGTCTGAGGATACTTCATTCATCTATTTTCCTCCCAACAAATCCGCAGAGATTTACGTCAAGCTATCGAATACAATGGATATGTACGCCCAGTCAGTTGAACTACAGTTCAATGACACACAAGACATTATTCTCCATGTGAATTTTCCCATCCTGCAAAACTTGCTATTTGGCTTAGATGTATCTTATTTCTTGGTTATAGTAGTAGTAGTGGGTACCACCCTTGCATTAGTGGTCAACTTGCACAAGCTGATTGATTCTCAACCACTGACAACCATCCTTAACAATAGCGAATTCTATGCGCTTATACTTCTAATCTTGAGCATCTTCTTGCCATGGTCATATCACCGAGAAATGATACTCCGCGGAGGAAATGTTATAGTTGAGTATTTCGCATTTAACCTTCCAACAGGTCTAGTTGTGGAAAATAGAAACAATCAGCCTTTATTTATCAGACCAGAAGAAGGCCTGAATTCCCAGCTTACCCTTTGGGTTTTGCTGTTATGCATTCTTGTCATTGCAGTACGAGTTCTCAAACCATCTTCGATAAGCAGCATGGTTAAACAATTAGCTCCCTACATAGCTGCCGCCATAATTGGATTATGGTACTTCTTCATCCCTGTGGTTTCTTATGACGAACTTTCAATAGGACCCTTGCTACCTCTAATGGCATTGGCAATAATGGCAATCAGCTTATTTGGTGGTTCGAAAATAACACAAAACCAGCACGAAGCAAGAGATGAATAGCCAATGTTCGTGCCAGATGAAGAATCGGATATCCACACCATCCTAGAGCTTGGAGCGACAACTTGGCGCGTCCTAGTCTGGATGCTAGCCAGCGGGGAGCCGGTGGGTGCAAGAGAGTTATCTCGTGCCTTAAACCTGAGTAGCCATTCTGTAGGGCTCTATCATCTCAACAAGCTGATTGATTATGAAATCGTTGAGAAGAACAACTACGGTGACTATGTTGTTCGAGATGATGCCGACCTGGGATTCTTAGATAACTTCATGTTTATCGGATTTCGAGTTATTCCAAGGGTTCTTCTTTTTGCCGTAATGATAACCACTCTCCTTTTTATCTACCTTGTTTTTGTGGGTCCTGATTTGGGAATCCATAGCGTGTTTGCAGCAACTCTCGGTGTTCTTTCGGCCATCTTTCTGTGGAGTGAAGTCTACAGGATATGGTCTGGCATCAGATGAATGTTCAATCTGACATTTTCGGCCACTTTTTCAAATAATGATTGTTAAAAAGACTACTCGAAAAGTTAATTACCTAATAGGCCTAATATTGGAGATGTTGGAGAGAGCAGCCTTCTTTTTTCTGGTTGAATCAAGCTCTCTGATTACAATGAAAGAGGAGAGAAAAATGCATTTTGCTCGTTCTGCCAGTCGAGTATTATCAGGTACTGTAATGGTTCTGATTTTTGTTGGAATACTAGGTGCCGGGATTATAGGCCCAGATTATGCTTTTACCGAGGACGATGTGGTTGGGCCAAGAGTGGAGAAACCTGTTGATCAATGGAGAATTACCTATACCTTGCATGATCCCATCCATATCAACGGTGATAGTGATTTTGATACTCAAGCAAAAACCAATGGCTGGGCTGGTGATGGTTTGTCTGAGTCCACACCGTACATCATAGAGGGCTATGAGATTCATAGTGCGGATGATGGCACAGATTGGTGTCCAGCAATCTCAATAATCGCGACTACGCGATATTTTGTTGTTCGGGATTGCTTATTGGTTGGGAGACTTGGGGTAGCTGATGGTGTTTACCTAGACAACGCACAAAATGGCATCGTAAAAAGCAATGAGATACATGATTGTCAGCATGGTGTGTTTGTTAATGGCAGCGCCAACATTGACCTCATGGACAATACAATCTATGACTGCAGCGAAAGCGGTGTCAGAGCTAAAAGCGTATTGAACGGAGTAGATGTCTGGAACAACAGTATCTATGATATTGGTTACAATGCTATCTGGCTTGGCGTAGATGTGCGCTATTCGGTCATATTCAACAACACAATTTGTGGAACAAATACGAACGGGGTATTTCTTGATGGAAGAGAAGCATCTAGCTGTACTGAAAATCATATTGACCAGAATAGAATCTCTGGCTGTATGGATGGCATTCTTCTTGGAGCCCCAACTTCCCTTGGACTAGTGACTTTCAATGTTATTGAAAATAACACAATAACCTCCTGTAGTGAGAGTGGTATTTCTGTTATGGGTGAATCTACTACACATAATGATTTCATTTGGAATGTCATAGAGAATAACACTGGACACGGCTTCTATCTTTCCTATTCCACATCCAGTGGAGATTACTTCAACAATACCATTCGCCTCAATCTATTGCATGGAGTCTATTGTAACGCTACGGGTTCATTCAACAGATTTGAAGATAATATGATAGCCAACAACCTAAAGGGAATCTATCTGAGAGATTCGAATTACATTGACATATACGACAACGATGTGATCAAAAACGACCTCGATGGCATCGTAAGTGAGGGTCAGACCTCAGAAATTGAGATAATCAGCAATACTATCAGCAATAATCATGGACACGGAATTTTCGCATCAGGTGGCTCTTCTTGGCAGATTGATTGGAATATTATTTCTGGACACACCCTTCACGGAATTTCTCTGTCAGACTGTGATGGTATTGTGATTCATAACAGCGATATAGGCAATAATGTACGCGGTTTGTCTATCGACAATTGCACCTTGATTGATCTCTCAGATAACAACATAGAACGGAATGAATATGGTATCTTCATATTTGGTGATTCCAATGAAGTGGATTTCAATTTGGGCATAATACGCGATTCCACCAAAACTGGATTTCGCATTGAGGATTCATCATTTGTAACATTACACGATAGCGGCATCCTAAACAGCACTGAAAACGGAGTGGAACTTAATTCCAGCCACGATATTACATTCAACAATGTCACAGTTGGCCTGAGTGGTATGGACGGCATACTGTCGAATCATTGTGAAAATTGTACTTTCCAACTCCTCAGTAATTGGAACCATCCTAATGCTGGTCTACGAATTTCAGATTCCAGCTCTAATCTTGTGAACAATTCCTATTTCTATGAAAATGATGTTTTTGGCGTATGTATAGAGAATTCATCAGTATTGAATAATGTTACCCACAGCTATTTCTGGAGCAATCCCGTCGGCATTTCTGCTATTCATGGTGCAAACGAAACCGTGATTCTCAACAACTCAATTCATCACAACAGGGATTACGGGATTCAGTTGAATGAAAGCAGTAATGAATCTACAATAAAATGGAATGCATTCATCAATAACGGTCCAGGTGATAGATCACAGGGTTACGATAACGGTAGTGCCAATTTGATAGAGTACAATTATTGGAACGACTGGACAACTCCAGATGAAGATTCTGATGGGATTGTCGACCTTCCATATGCCATTGATGGTATGACTGAGAATGAGGACCCATATCCTCTAACTGAGCCTGGTACAGGTGTGGAATTCCACTATCTCACTCCTACAGAAGTAATGTATCCAAACGGCGGTGAGTTAGTATATGGCAATATTACCATTACTTGGATTCCAGCAATAGATACCTTGGATCACGAAGTTACCTACACGCTTTACTATTCTAACAACACTGGAACCGACTGGTATGAAATTGCGGCGGACTTAACTGAATCGAGCTGGGAATGGAATTCAACAACTGCTGGAGAAGGGACAAATTATCTCGTTCTTGTTGTTGCCAATTGCACAGAGGGACTAACGGTCAATGACACATCAAATGAACCATTCGAGATACGCGAGCATACACTAAGCAGTCCTATAGTGACATATCCCAATGGAGGCGAAGTTCTTCACGAAACAGTGGCTATCACCTGGAGTATGTCGGAGGATTCCTATGGCCATGATGTAAGCTATTCCGTAAACTACTCGTCAGACAGTGGATCGAGCTGGAACGAGATAGTTAGTGGCCTCGACACCACGAGCTACGATTGGGACATTTCATCAATGCAGGGCTTGTCTACCTACAGAATCATGGTTATCGCAAATGGCAGTTGTGGCCTTTCAGTTGAAGATGTATCCGACAGCGATTTCGAAATCAAAGAGCACTACATGGAGGCTCCAAGACTCCTCTATCCGAATGGATTTGAGAACATCAATAAGACGGCTCTTATCCACTGGGATTCAGCTTCTGATTCTTGGGAACACGATATCACATACACGCTTTCGTGGTCACTAAGCGGGGGTCCCTGGACAACAATCGTAGAGGATATATCCGAAACAGAGTATCTCTGGGACACCTCTGATCTTGATAGGAGCAACGGTTATCGTATACGCGTTGAAGCAGAGTGCAGTGAAGGTCTGATATCATCCGATACAAGCGATGATTTCTTCGAGCTCAATCAACACTACATCTCAATTCCTGAGATACTGAACCCAGCTGGTGGCTCAAAAGTTTCAGGAGAGTTAACCGTTGAGTGGATTGAGTGTGTGGATTCCTGGGGATGCGAGGTTCTATATGACCTCAATTACAGCAGCGATGGAGGATCCACATGGCACGAAATCGCTGTTGATGTGGGTGAAACCCAGTATCTATGGGATACCAGTTCACTCACACCTGGTTCAGACTACATGATTAGACTACGTGCCCATTGCGAATTAGGAGTGGAAACCTATGCTGAATCCGAAGCATTCACTATTGAGGAACCGGCAACAACCACGACTACCCCTACATCCACAACAACAACCACAACAGAGACGACAACCACAACTACAACAGGAACTGATACAACTACTACTGGTGTTTCCCCGCCTGCCCCAATGAACTTGCTATGGGTCGGGATAATCGCAGTGATTGGAGTAGTGGGTATCCTCATAGTTGTCTTTCTATTACGTCAACGGGGCATAATAGGAGGAGCATCCGGATAATCCGCGAGAAGCAATCCGTTCTAGAGAATAAGGAGAAGAATGGAGAACATGCCAATTGGAATCAGACACCATTTTCACAAGACGATAATCCTAATTGTTCTCCTCTCTCTTTCGGTTGCTGATTGTTCGCAATGCATGACGACAGGAAGTATGTTATCTCAGCAGAGTATGGTTGATACTTTCGTATCATCTGCTTCTTACCAAGAGCATGATCCTATATCGATTCAGGGAAATGCAGAGTTTGCTAGTCTGGCTTCTAGCGAATCATGGCCGGGGAACGGTTCAGAATCCAATCCTTATTGCATACATGGACTAAACATAACCGAAGAACCTGGGGCGGGATACCCATTCCGTATCAGAGATACAACAGTCTTCTTCATTCTGAATGGTAGCTTACTTTTCGGTGGAATAGCTGCTATACGGTTGTCTAACGTAACAAATGCGAGAATTAATGGAAGCTTGGTTAAAGATTCATCACAACATGGAATAATGATTGACTATTGCCATAGCATTTCTCTAAACAAGAACGTTATCAAATCCTCTCGGGGTCGTGGCATCTATCTCTACAGGGCAGAGGACATGTTAATCGAGAATTGTGATATTCATTCATGCAAGGACCGTGGAATCCTAATCGATTATACTGAGACTAGCATTGTCCGGAATTGTTCAATTCATGAGAATTCAAGAGACGGAATGCATCTGAGAGATTCTAATTCCAACATCATCCAAGAGAATTCCATTTTTGAGAATGGACATATGGGAATAACCCTGGGGAATGCTGATGAGTGTAACATCAGCGGTAATTCGATATTCAATAATTCGGTTTCTGGCATGGATATAGGGGATTCTTTTGGGCCCAATATTATTGATAATGTATTGCATAATCACATAGGTGCTGGTTTGCACATATCAGGCGGTTCGGATAACGCTACTGTAAACAATAACACATTCTACAGGAACACAGCATTTGCGCTAAGAACCCATACAAATAATGGTTTGTTTTCGATGAATAACTTCATTGAGAACGCAAATGCATCTCCCGTAAATGATAGGGCCCAGGCCTCTGATGTAGGGGTGAATAACCATTTCGTGTCAAATTTTTGGGATGAATGGGTCTTTCCTGATGAAAACTCCGATGGCATCGTTGACAATTCATATGACATGTACGAGAACATGGATCCTTCGCCAAAAGTGAAAGCATATCATACCAACCGTATCCACATTCTCACTAAGCCGTGGCTAGTAAATCCCAACTATACAATGGAGGGATACTTCTTTTACGGAGAATTGAATATCTCATGGACGCCTGCAAGCGATACATTCGACCATGAAATCACCTATTCCCTTCATTATCTGAACAACAAGACCTCAGAGTGGAACAATATAGCTACAGGTCTAGCGAATACATCTTATCTTTGGAATGCAGTAGCAGTACAGCAGAACGTAAGTTACAGAATCAGAGTTGAATCCCATTGCGAGAATAATCTGGAAAAGACATCACCGGAAGGTCCATTTTTGCATATCATTGAGCATACGCTTTCACCTCCAACTGTTCTCCATCCTAATGGAGGTGAAATCATCTCAAACGAATTCGAAATGCGGTGGAAGGAGGCTCGGGATTCTTGGAATTACTCTGTCACCTACAATGTCTGGATTTCATCTGATGAGGGCGATACTTGGTTTCAGATTGCTGAAGGTCTTGAAAAAACAGCATATGTCATTTCAGAAAGCCATTTCGTGGAAGCGAATACGAATCTCGTTAAGGTGGTTGCTTACAGTGAGGAGAATCTGAAATCGGAAGATGTCTGTGATGGTCCATTCAGAGTGAGAGGGATCAACACGATGGTCTACACCGTTTTGGGATCAATGGGGCTTCTAGGTATCGCTGCTGCATTGATTATTCTGCTGTTCAGGCGATTCCGGTAGTCATAGCCGGTTTACCAGAAATAGAAGCTTGAAAGCGACTAGATTATTTTCAGTTTCCACAGCCTATAGGTTTCAAACCATCCAAAGGCCGCTCCCAGTAGGCCAACTCCAATTGCGATGTATCTATCGAAAACAGAAATCGGTGCAAAAAGAGCTATGAGAGAATAGGCGAATGTATAGGCCGTGAAGAAAAATGCAACAAATGCATAGCGAGGCAAAAGCACTCCCCGGTAGGATATGAATTCTTTCAGTACACCGACCTTGATAATTCGACAGAGCGCGTAGGAACCTGCATTTTTCTCAACAAGGTCCATATCCACAAGCTTTGACAGGTGGTGACTGGCCACAGAGGGACTGGACATATTGAGCTGGCGTTGTACTTCGCGAACCCCTACTTCTTCACCTTTCTGCAGCATATACCAATATACGCGCAGGGTATTACCTCTCAAATCTGACTCAATTTCCCTGCGCTTTGCATCCACCACTTTCATCCACACTCGTTTAGAGAATATTTTATCCTTTAATTCTGTTTTGACTTTTCTAGGCCGTCCTTTATGATGGCCTCGCGTTTGATCTGTTCTAATTTCTGTACATATGAAAATGAATCTTTACACTAGTGTTCAGAATTTACAGCGGGCTGTTCTAAAACGTGGTATTAAGTATGTTTTAGCACTGTCATATTACCATGCCACTTCAATCTCTGCAAACCATTGCAAAAGAAACGAAGCACAAAATCGCCGCTGCAGCCATTCTGGCCTCACTGATGGGCGTCGCTGTCGTGGGAGGACTAGGTTTGCTGACGGGAATGCCGTGGCTTCCTTCAGACTACACCCCTGCCAGAGAAACAGGAACGCCATACTACACAATCAATTCGACAGTAGCTACTCATTTTGCAAATTACACTCCGCTAGAATCGGATTTTGAAGTCAATGCTCCCAAATATTCTCTTTCGCCAGGATTATCTAATGTGATTAATCTGGCGGACTTCTCAATGCTGACGCCTGAGCAGCGAGAGATGATTCAGGAAAATGGATTTGTTGTCGTTCCCCAGAAAGAGTACAAACAGATACACGACATTCTGGAGAAGAACGATCTTATGGACATACCCAACTTCGTCACAAG encodes the following:
- a CDS encoding MBL fold metallo-hydrolase → MTISIQLLAHASVQIKSESQNIYIDPTTKGTGLKKKDFAPADLILVTHGHQDHFDKALIKKIRKMGSPVIAPEILKDELKGGIVWGMSPGERMEISNGVVVWAVPAYNVKRFRESGEPFHPREIGLGYVIKVDEKRIYHAGDTDLIPEMEELPKLDVALLPSGGTYTMDMDEAAEAAILIQPKVAVPMHLRGADPQAFKKEVETKSPSKVVILAEGKQLELD
- a CDS encoding ArsR family transcriptional regulator, which gives rise to MKVVDAKRREIESDLRGNTLRVYWYMLQKGEEVGVREVQRQLNMSSPSVASHHLSKLVDMDLVEKNAGSYALCRIIKVGVLKEFISYRGVLLPRYAFVAFFFTAYTFAYSLIALFAPISVFDRYIAIGVGLLGAAFGWFETYRLWKLKII
- a CDS encoding phosphotransferase, with translation MKYNQWSFVIMELGQLIGKGRTAEVYRCDNEHVVKLFREGFPESLINYEFKANSIAQQSISNVPVVYEKFTHGERTGLLYEFVPGPNLSEMIFSKPSKTLSLTTEFAQLHAKIHEVKAPELRTQKEYIRNNIKSADVLDSNRKTAILEYLDRLPSGQSLCHFDYHFENIICSSRGLFVIDWMNAVRGSACADAARTRHILRYSAPTGESSFLKRGFIQLLRRFVTKRYVKEYSRSAGCSQEEIDKWELPIIASRLSENIPEEHATILQRIDRILE